From a single Miscanthus floridulus cultivar M001 chromosome 8, ASM1932011v1, whole genome shotgun sequence genomic region:
- the LOC136470485 gene encoding protein FAR1-RELATED SEQUENCE 8-like: MNHPLTPVEFEAAWNALVDEYGIREDEAIQGLWQNRHLWVEAYLKSLYCGRMTSTQRSESADNFRVTLQRFDGHLSRVYTRAVCKKYRDTYLYSTAFRIDPDVDNIDSYLVTHTNQSWKYAWFQHSFKVEANVREGKYTCECKTWEHTGLFCAHLIKAFTYLQIENIPSEYIKKRYTRDPRLMVTWDRNDIVNLGEDCEYERYNTKKLVEVVMMAVRALRKTKIGVQRGCEDFMALAEWGESVARDTGATLIGDNGNEGVAANIVREEHQAPTFGEGEETETGLDPQSPPNINHELISECAPREAMTKGRKRGGKRPKRDETCNKKSGGTRICSHCGLKGHYITGCPTNPDNATKKRGGSGSLRGKMGRKRGRPPTKRQLEDEFDDVA, from the exons ATGAATCACCCGCTTACACCTGTAGAGTTTGAGGCAGCATGGAATGCGTTGGTGGATGAATATGGTATACGTGAAGATGAAGCTATTCAGGGTCTTTGGCAGAATAGGCACTTATGGGTTGAGGCTTATCTGAAATCCTTGTATTGTGGGAGGATGACTTCTACACAAAGAAGTGAAAGT GCTGATAATTTCCGTGTGACCTTGCAACGCTTTGATGGCCATTTGAGCAGGGTGTACACAAGGGCTGTGTGCAAAAAGTACAGGGATACTTATTTATACAGTACCGCATTTCGTATTGATCCTGATGTGGACAACATTGATAGTTACCTGGTGACCCACACGAATCAGTCTTGGAAATATGCATGGTTTCAACATTCTTTCAAAGTGGAGGCAAATGTGAGAGAAGGTAAATACACATGCGAGTGCAAGACATGGGAGCATACCG GGTTGTTCTGTGCTCATCTTATTAAAGCTTTCACATACCTGCAAATTGAAAATATACCTTCAGAATATATAAAGAAGAGGTACACCAGGGATCCTAGGCTGATGGTAACTTGGGACAGGAATGACATTGTGAATTTGGGAGAAGACTGTGAATATGAACGGTATAATACCAAGAAGCTAGTTGAAGTTGTAATGATGGCGGTAAGGGCACTCCGCAAAACAAAAATTGGAGTTCAGAGAGGGTGTGAAGATTTCATGGCATTAGCTGAGTGGGGTGAATCCGTTGCTAGAGATACTGGAGCAACATTGATTGGGGACAATGGAAATGAAGGAGTTGCGGCAAATATAGTAAGAGAAGAACATCAAGCTCCTACATTTGGGGAAGGAGAGGAAACTGAAACTGGTTTGGATCCCCAGTCACCTCCAAATATAAACCATGAACTGATATCAGAGTGTGCACCGAGGGAGGCAATGACAAAGGGTAGGAAGCGCGGAGGGAAAAGGCCCAAAAGAGATGAGACCTGTAACAAGAAGTCAGGGGGCACCCGCATTTGTTCCCATTGTGGATTGAAGGGCCATTATATTACGGGATGTCCTACAAACCCAGATAATGCTACGAAGAAAAGAGGAGGCAGTGGTAGTTTGCGTGGTAAAATGGGACGGAAGAGAGGGAGGCCACCCACAAAAAGGCAATTGGAGGATGAGTTTGATGATGTCGCATGA